In the genome of Acanthopagrus latus isolate v.2019 chromosome 17, fAcaLat1.1, whole genome shotgun sequence, the window GGAGGAGGCTATGTGTTACATATATTTTGTTACTATGGGAGACTGTACAAAAGCCCAGCTGCTAGCAGAACTATTCAACTAAAACACGGCAAAAAAACTCTTCTGCATAAATGTGACTGGATGGGAGGGGGGAATGCAAGGATATATTAGCTCCAAACTCTGAGAGTTAGTAATTCAAAAGTctatacaaaaatacaaattctaGAATAATCTACAAGTTTTCTCAAAGATGTTTAcactaaaatgtatttacactGTCGCCAGGACACTATCTTTTAAATGCTACTTTACAGCAGTTGTATACAAAAAGTCTGTAGTGGTGCTGCACCTCAGCTAACTAGCTGTCAGATTACTCACTTTACAAGTCAGTGTGCAATAAACAGGGAAGAGTGCAGCAAAACGTAGGGCTACTGCAAGAGTGGGGCCTGTGGTGAGAAAACTGTATGTCTGAGTAACAAATTAAGGGGAACCAGGATCAGTTATGACTTGATGCATCCCTGAGAGGGTCACAACCCTATAAAACATGGGATGTTGAGGGTAGTTCTATACTGTTAAAATGTGGACAATTTTCTTTGCAAACAAGCAGATCCTAGACGATAGTTTGCTTCATCACTGTGCAGTCTAATACAGGTGCCTCGTTTCTCAAACGTGCTTTTAGCAATACCCATTacgttctttaaaaaaaaaaaaaaaaaaaaaaaggaaaataaaaagacaattcaGTAACATAAACAGCTCATCTTACAAATACAAGTGATTGGAATAAATTAATAGATTTCTCTGTTATCTTGAAGATAATATTACCAGTAAAACGCAAGAATCAAGCATTAGAATAAATTAACATGTACAATTTTAAATTACTTTAAGTTATAGGCAACTTAATGATGAATTGACTTAATTTCACTTAACATAACAGGCAGATCTGGTCAcaggttctttttttctcaattgcTAAATAACTGTAGAAAAAGAATCATCACATTTCAAGGACTACACTAGTCTTTCTAGGAAATAAAAGTACAGAGGAAAGCGCTTCATATTGTATGACAGTCTTACGAGGGGCTACGTGGCCAACAATGTCCAATTCTAGCTGGGAGCGATGCTTGATACAATTAAAGCAGACTCCTCTAATATACAGTGCATTCTGGCCAGTTGCATACCAGCTTTAAGCATTTGTTAGGACCTGTAGTACAGTACAAGGATATACAGACAAGTTTTGTTTTCCTACTCTTAAGTTATCAGTGCTTGGACAACACTCATTTGTTTCATTCAATCAATTCAGACTGGATATCGAGGGTCattatttacagtttgattAGAACAAAACGATCTACTGTCTTTTCTCTGCATCAAAATTGATAAATCTCAATAAGCAAACTAGTCTTGTATTTAAAAACTACTGCAATGAACTCAACAGAAGAATTATTCATAGTTGGTGACAGAATGCACTGCAGGTACAGGGGGTTCGATGCGCACACTATATAGGGAGAAAGAAGAGGCGTCGCTGTGCAGAATGACTCGAGATGTGGGTGGAATTGATGCCTGTGGATGAGTGGGtgcaacagacaaacacacggCGCCAGACTCGGAAGGCAGGTCTTCTAAGAATTGCCATCAGTGGCCATGTTGAAGTCATCAGCGACCAGCAGCAGAGCCTCAATGTTGGCAGCTGTCTCAGGGCTCTGCAGGGCGAGGAAGTCCGAGACATCCATATTGGCTAACCCGTCAGatgagggaggggtgggggcaGTGCCGCTCACTATCCTGGAGAAAGtctgagctgaggaggaggaagaagaagaagaagaggcagaggcggaagaggaggaggaggaggaggaggaggaggaagagggggccTCCGGGCTCACCTCACCCACCTTGGAGGAAGACTCAGGGAGGCATGAAGGAGACGAGGTGCCTGGATGGTGTGGAGGATCTGGGGGCTGcgatggtggtggaggaggagggggctctGATGGTTGCGGCTGTGCTGGGGCTGAAACAATGGAGGAGGCACTCTTTGAACTCTTGTCTTTAGCAGAGTCCCTGCAGGCACACTGGCACTGGCAGGATTCCTcctgtttgatgatgatgacgggCAGGCTGAGGCCAATCTGTTGGACCGAGTTGcctgaaaacagaaatgcaaaatattgactgaaaaaaagggcaaaacaaAGTGGTGAAGTTCATAGCAGTCGTTTATCATTTGCTTTTGAAATGTCCTGCAAAGCATATGAAAGAGAATCAAAATGCTCAAGATGAAAAAGTTAAAGTATGCTGAATGCAAGGGTAGAAGTAACGAAGTGCTTTGGAGAAGCTGACTAAGAAGTGCTAAAGCCACATGTACTGATAGACCTCTCATCAGCTAATCAAAATATAAGTAGAGAATATGATGGAAAGATTATATTCTTCCTCCTttaaaatctttctttcttgtgttcCTTCACAACATCTTAGAATTTTTACGGGAACTGCCATCAGAGATTCTCAGGCACAACTTTTTTGAAGAGGATAATCAATTAGCTAGACAATTTAGCTAATTGATTAAGCATTTAAGTGCATCCAGCAAAAAACTTTGTGTGACTTCCTCAGTCAAACAggaagatttgctgctttcctctgtttttcattccaTCGTAAAGtcaatattttttgtgtttttaactgttggTCCAACACTGAAAGATGATGCTTGGGATCAAATTAATGATTTGTCTTCattactttgacattttaaaactcAAATGAACAATCCAACTCCATCACTTGTAATGTGAGACTGTCCAACAACACTTAAAGTTCCTGAATGTTTAGAATGATACAGCTCCTGTGTTGTTACTTGtcagttttattattaaaatatgataatgaaaCACGGTTTCATCTGTTCAAGCACTGTAAATTAATTGAGTGTCAGCATCTTGGAACTGACTTTGTATAATAAACTGTAGTTGCGACAGTACCAAAGTGGTGCTCTCTGGACATCAATCTAACTATTTAATTAATCCTATCAAAGCTAAGTACTGTGCTGgatgtcaaaacaaatgtatgatgTCATTACAGGCTTTTGACCAATcactgcaacataaagaaatataataatTCACTACTCATTAACTTACCAGCGTTTGCTCCCACTGGTATGGCTGTAGTGAAGAAAACTTTTTCCACTTTAGGACCTCCTTGATGTGCCTGTGAGCAAATATTAAAACACCACAGTTCAGGTTTATATGATGAAGTTAAGTGGTGCCCAATTGTCATGAAGGGATAATGTTGCATAATACAACACACTGTATTAAAAGTGTCAACACTGTTAATTTTTCAGAGTCAGTGCTGAAGAAAGTGCAAAAAGCCCCATCCACACTGTTCTCCTTGACATTAATTTgttaaatttgagttttttgataattacttgtttttttgaTAATCACAATGTTAGAAAAGGCACAAAAATCCTTAATTGCATGCATGTatgaatctgtttttacatGTCGAACAAATCACGTCAAGACACAAGTCAAGACTATAACAAAATCAAGTCAGTGCAAACACTGTGTGACAACATTACTCACTGCTTGCTCTGGGTTCTGTTGGCTGTTGGCAGCACTGCTGAGGATCCACTGGAGGTTCTGGTCAGACATGACCAGGCTGGGCTGCAGCAGGTTCTGGGTGGGTGCTATGGTGATGGTGGCAGGCGTGGGAGGCAAAGCAGGGCCAGAGTTTGGGACAGGGTTGTTGGCCAAAGGCACAGGTTGGGCCACAGCTGCTGGAGCATCTACTGTGGTGGCTGCAACAACAGGCACAGCAGCAGTGCCTGGTGCTGTGGTGGTCAGTACTGGAGCcactggaggtggaggtggtagAGGAGTGGTCTGGGTGGCACTATCTGGCTGCAGGAATGTAGGTGGCAGTGCAACATAGTGCTGTGGGGTGACGTGGTTTGGAGCTTGGACAGAAGCCTGAGCAGGCACATCAGAGATCTGCTGAGGCTGGGTTAGTTGCACGAAAGGGGGAGGCTGAGTGGAGCTTACAGTAGCAGTGACAGAGGCAGGGGTGGTGGTCTGACAGGAAGAGCTCTGACTGAGCTGGGTAGGAGCCTCCATGACTGCAGTCAAGTGGGAACAGGAAGATGAGGAGGTAGGATTGATAGAGAAAGAGATGATAGCTGAGGCATCTGTCACTCCTGGTCGGTTAGAGGTCTCTAGGCTGAATCGTTCAGCAAGGCTCtctgaggaaggagaaaaaaagactccCATCAGTGAACAAGAACATGTGATACAATCTAAGCTGACAGGTTTTGAAATGTACTGACCGTGGAGATGCGCGTCATCTTGGCTGACACTATTTTCAGGACTCTGGAACATGAGCTCAAAGATTTTCACCGGGGTCACATTGTTGAGGTCCAAATTTTGAGcctgtaataaaaataaaacttaataaatTTGACCTCACAGCATTACAACTCCTTTTACTTCTTACATTCGTAATACAGTGACTGTTTAACTTAGGGTGTCAACATAGCTGCTGGTTAACTGACATCTTTACTGACTATCTTGACAGCTCCTCAACATCGTCAATCCAAAGTCTGCTTGACAAAGCTGAAGAAAAAGGCCAGACTTACATTATGGATGTTCTCTCGCAGCTCTGAGTCTGTAGAGATGAGGCTCAAGTCACTGAGGCACAGCGAGTGATTTGCATCCTGTAATTAACAGATGAACATGGCCTAATTATACTTGCCACTGGTATGGGATCAAGTGCTGAGTCATGCAAACAAGACAGGGAgtgaaattagaaaataaagtgaCATCTAGTGTATGTTAATGTGAAGATTACGCATTTACTTGAAAGGAGCATGCGCTCTAGAGTGCCTCCCAACTAGTATTAAGACATGCCATGGTACATGTGTGAGAGCATGATGCAAGAATTGTCTGAAAATGTGAGAGTTAATCAATTCAACATCCCCCCCAACACTGTACATCCACAAGTTTTTAATTAAGCGAATAACATGAGGACTGTGGTGTCATGTTGCTCAGAGGCTGTACATTGAGAACGTGGCAACTGTGCAGACAGCGAGCGACAAAGTGTCCGACACACTGAGAAGTTGCTGCGCCGTGACTCACTTCAGAGGGAGGATGGGTGAGGGTGACGCTGAAGGCCTGTCCTTTGTCATGGCCTCGGATGTGACTCTTCAGACTGTACTGGCTGCTAAACGTCTTCTCGCAGCCGTCACTGGGACAGTTGAATGGCTTCTCCCCTATAAAACGAGCAGACACAGAAGCTGAGATTAGAGAGCTGAAGTTCACAGAATAATCTTTAAATGTCAGCAAATATAACAGTTGCTAATCTAACTTTATGTACTTTCAGCAgctttttcagtttcacttttgttttcatccaaagGGAAGTTTTATTGGACGCATTAAAAGCATCAAAAACAGCTGGTCTGTTGTTCAACAACATAATTTCAATCTACAGTTTGGGAGAGACACCCAactgaaaaccacagataagGAACCACATATTAGAAACCACACTGATATGAGTAAGTAGCTGGTTATCTGTTCAGGAGCTGGCACTTGAGAAAAACCTTGAGAATAATCATCCCAATTTCAAGAAGGTCcatagacacaaaaacatggatATTAACACaaattgtaaaagaaaagaaaagaaaagaatagcaaataaaacatttttgataatatAATTCAATAATCTAAGGGCTCTCCCACAAACCACATTGTTGTGTCATGTCATTTGCAAATAACTAAagagaaattaataaataaatactgccCTACAACAGTAGGATGGGAACAATGGGATGGGTAGTCAGTGATTGGCAAAATAATTACTTGACAGGCTAATTCAATAAATGTGGCTTCTAAGCCACCACTTCCAGGAGTACAGCCAACTATTATCAGGTTTTTCTGTCTAATCAATGCACATATACATGGACGTAGCCTTTATATTTACTGCTCCTTTTACTATATTTCTTTTGACAGGAGCATAGTAAATACACCACCACATAATGTAGTAGGCTGCAGTAAAATCTATTTAGTGAGACTATTCAAATGAACTTTGTGTGGGAGGCACTGGTAACAATGCACATGCAAATTAGGCATAGCTGAAAAATAAGGATGTCCTTTATCAAGCTTTGCTTTACAAATCAGGGctacataaaacatttaatatgtaCCTGTATGCGTCCGTACATGCGTTTTTAGGTGATGACTTGCTGCAAAGGCTTTGCCACAGCCATCGTGGTCGCACCTGAAGgttaccaaaaaaaacaaaacaggtaaaaacatcaacaaaaatgtataaagcGAACACCCTCGACTCATTGTATACATACAACCAACATTATATTATGATCAGCAGATGGCAGACTCATGTGCCGAGCAATGCATCTCACCACTATTTTGGTCCTTTGTCTAACCAAAATGCAGCTctcaaaacaaagtgaaagacaGTATGAGTaacaatgttttaatttgaaccctaaaaatgtatttctgtaaaCAATCAAACATCAAAAAGGACTGAAAGAGCTGTATGTGAATATGTATCAGTATCACAGTTCTTTTATCTTCTACTAGAGGTGGATTAAAACTGGTGGTGTGATAATGGAAATGCTCACCGGAATGGCTTCTCCCCAGTGTGTGTGCGAATGTGCTTCCTCAGGTCGCTGAGTGTGGTAAAGTACTTTGTGCATCCCTCTGATTCACAATTGAATGTCTTGCCTGTGTGAAGTCTCTGGTGTGCTTTCAGTCTGCAGGGACAATCAGGAGTGTTTCATTAAACCGCATGCAgcgagaaacaaacaaaagcacagtgGCATTAAATGGCATGTGGTGATTCCTGTTGCAGTAATCGTAGTAACGACTAAAAAGCATCTGGAAAACATCCTCATTCAAGTGACAACAGAATTTAGCCAGACAGGGTCAACAGCTGAACAGAGGGTTTTGTGGTAGAATCTGGGTGGTTTGGGAGATGGGAGGTGGAAGGCAATTTAACGGAAAGGAAAATCTAACCATGTGTGGCATTGGTTGGCTACCCTGAGTAACAACCTCTGACAGGAAGTTGATGGCAGGGGCACAGCTTTACCAAGCCCCGGACCTGTTGTCACAGCAACTGAACCGAAACAGACCAAAGGGCTCGGATGTGGACTACTTCAGATCAAAGGAACATTTCTAAATGGTGAGAAATGCTATGGACAAAGAACTTGTCTGGCAATGGTTAAAATAGCCTAAAACTGTGATCGGTCCTGATAAAaatcaaaaagtgaaacatgtaGTTTTGTGGTTATTCCACTCATCTGCACTATCAATCTCAATCTCACGGGGCTGAAAATTGCAAAGTGAGGTGAAAAATAAAGGATTTAAAAAATCCTTTGTGGTGTTAAGTTCCATCattgtgtgcaagtgtgtggaTTAGAGGAGGCTATTTTCATTTAGGGAGAATAATGGATAACTGGAAAGCCAGCAATTAGGGAGGGAGAACATACAGGACAAAGCACCCTGATGTGACAACATTCAGCTTTTCTTGGTATTGTTTCTTTCATGACGTGTTTCTACGGTTttactttgagtgtttttgcaCTGATTCAGTCTATTTTCACATCTCAAACCACATACATATTTCTTTAATTTAGAAATTAGAGTTGAATTTCCATCACcataaggagaaaaaaaaacacaatacaacaaaGCTATGTGAGGGATTACCTGTATAACGTATTGAAGGCCTTCTCACAACCTTGCACATCACACTCGAACGGCTTCTCCTTCGTGTGAACGCGTACATGGATCTTGAGGCTGTAAGATGTGAGGAAGGCCTTTCCACAGCCTTGTTGATTGCAAACAAAGGTGTACTCGCCCCGGTGAGTCTTCTGGTGTGTCCGCAGGTTTCCTGCCGTGCTGTACGTCCTTGTGCAACCTTCAAACATGCACTGGTAGCGCTTCACCTAACAGACGAAGAAGAGGGGAAAATCAGCGCCTGACCGCATCTCCACAGAATGAAATTATTCTGAAGCAAAggcaaaaagcaaaaatcacCCCTCTTAAATATCAATTAAAAGTCTTTACCCTGTATTTCAAGAGGCCAGCAAGAAAGTAATTTGTTAATTCATCTCAGTTATAAGCAGCTTTGCAATACTATGGAGTGACAGTCTGAATCAGTATGACCTTTCAGATGGGACTTGAACTCAATGACTCAGCCAGCCATCAGCACATGAAGCGGGTGTGCACaaaagacagtgatgatgactaACCCCCCATGCAATATATCCCATCCAATTCCGTTTCACAGCACCAATCTCCACTGCAGTGTGGCAGTCGCCTGCTCTCTCCTCACACAAAAGCCCTGGGGCACGGTGGATAAAAGCAGTCCATTCTCCTCTTCAAAAAATGCTATGCTGTACTGAACATAAATTCAGCAGGAGGAAGCTCTTGGTTGACCACCTAGACAAGTGAATCCCCTGTCTCAGCTAACATTTTTCCTGTAGCTTCCTGTCCTAAACTGATCCTTTTCTGGGATTTCACCACAGAATTTCCCACAAGCATGACTCTCAAGATAAAAGACTGCATGTTTAGCCCTGGTGATATAAGATCAGATAGTTTACTACTGCTGAGTAGCTAGaattatacaaaaaataattatcagACCTctaatttatatttattaaatCTTCATTTTCTCGAAGGCAATTTACATCCGAACACTTATTTTGCATGAGTTTAGAAGAAACTGCAGCACAATTTACATGAAAGCAAGAAGACTGaaataacatttgaaatattttattaaaaataaaatacaaataccaAGTCACTTTAGTGCTAATGCTTCTTAATTTCTTATGGTGCATCAAGTGATGCCTTTGTTTGGAAAATAGCTCACATATCAGTTTAAACTATGTTGTAACAATCTCAATTCTTCACCTAACGACACAATTACTTAAATCCTAATGTGAGAAGGACAAAACCTTAGccgtttatatatatatatatatatatatatatatatatatatatatatatacacacacacacacacacacacacacacacacacacacacacacacacacacacacacagaattataTAAAGCTTACTTTACACACCAATGTGAGTGATGGTTAATCAACGCCCattccatttccatttcaagGAAGTGGGAGAAGTCATTTGTTAAGCAAACATCCAGGCAGAGCCACTGTGGGAAGCCTGCTAAAGCTTGTAGCTCGGTACTGTATTTATCTCCCACACCATCGTGACTCTTCTCCACCATCAGTTCATTCATTGTGAGACAGAACAGTAGGCTTTGGGCTCTCACACGTACTGTGAAAAAGACCATTTCATTACAAATCAAATGGTTGCGTGAGAGTATTTACAGTAATATCActgtaatatataataataataataataataataataataataataataatataatattacagTAATATCAAGTGCATGACATGGCTCATCATTAGAATTAGACACCTGTTGCTCGAGAGGCTGCAATTCTCTTTTtgttgtaaacaggaaatacCCACTTGTGTGTCCTCTCTACTCTCCTCATGCTTTTCTAGTTTGTTTGGAGCTGCATTTTGTTAGATGTTCTGCCTTTTCCCAAAGTGGGCAGTTCCACTGAGGGAAGTATCGCATATGGCTTAGTGTACTGTCCTCTTGGAAATTCATTCCGTGCCTGTGGCAAATCATCTTAACAATGTCACAGCAAATCAAGTCATAACGACGCAACAATGACATTGACAAAGACAACAATACGGATAAAAGTAACATAGCCAACCAAAAATGCAGGCCCAATGACGCTGAGAAAGACAATCTAGCAATGCAAACAGCTTAAACAAATACACTGCTCCGTGTTCAGCAGTTACACAGACCAACCTCCACACACAGATTGTACCATATTTcacaattttgtttgtttagtgaTATTATACAGATGGGGTTGGAGAGGTGTTCTAACTCATGTAGATGGCAGAGTCCACATCAGAACTATAATGACAATGACAGCaaatgatggaaacacaaacaggcaaTAAAAATCAAGCTGATTTTAGAGGGCGTCATATGCACAACTCATTAAATGCTTGTGCCATATTAGGCTGTAAAATATGTGTAAAGATAAGCCCTTTATTTTACTTGAGACATACCACATTGTCCTTAAATGACTACTCTTGTGACAGAGTGTTGGATTCTACTGAGTGCAACATGTGCTTGGCGCATTTGTTTAAAGAACGATATCTTTCATCAGTGCGGATGCTCGCATCGTTATCATTTTCATTCTTGGTTTGGATGGCCCCTTTACAAAGACATGTctacaaattattttcattaaaatgaggAAGAGTACGTGACCAGGAATTGACTGTCCTCTTCCTGTGACTCAGAGCCATCAGAACAGGATTGCACCATTTTGTTGATGAAGGCCATAGTATTTGTGCAAttttacagatgaaaaaaaaaaggcaccaaaaAATCTCAGACAGAATGTTTCTATTACTTTCCTTTGAAATTATTATTCAGTGACATTATTCTTCCCCTCATAAGAATGTTTCTTGGTGTTGCTGGTGGGGttattaagtaaaaaaaaaaaataatgaaattattttcttaGTGTTTACAAATTTCCAAAAAAGGTTTGTCTGAGAACTGTGTtgacacaaaccaacaaacagatcAGTCCATCCACAATATCTTGTGAGATCTTCTTTGTTCAAAGCAACAATGGCTTTTTCACCAGAaaatttaagattaaaaacaacactggagAGAAAGTGCTCCCCTGTGGGGCTTCTGTGTTAATAACGTCAGGGAAAAACACTGCATGCACTCCACCCATCTAATGATGCTACTGCTACATGATAATGCTTGGGTCTATAAAGATGATCGTAAACTTCCAACAGCATGCTAAAGAGCATCTTCTACCCCTCCTATACAAACTGTAATGGATCAAATGTATTATGTACAACTCAAGGGGCCTGATTTACTACAATCCTTTCAAAGCTCTTCATTATAGCAaatgatcaataattaaaacttcttgtttttatgtatttgtcaaATGACCTACATGTGCTGTTGTCATTGAGTCATCTGACATTTGTAACAAGGGGCTAAACACAGGACTGAGTTGTTGACCAAGAACTACATTGTTTCCTGCAGTCCTTCAACAATCTGCTTCTTATTCAGCCACAACTGGCTGCTTTACCAGCATTCACTAACTGTCATATAGTTTTATAGTCCAAATCCACTAATTAGGCTGGGATAGGTGTCAAAATATGGTAAATTTACCACATTAAAACAGATAGGAGGCAAAGTGGCAAAGACAAGGTGTAGTATTGGGTGAAAACACTGTGGAATGAATGTGTCTACACCAACAGACATGAGCTGAATTCTTTGGTGCACTGGGGCGGTAACTTGTACCTAAGCCGAATGAGCAACTAGGGTCAAGCTGCTGGGGTAGCTCATTATTACAGACAATCTAGCACATCAGTGTATTAACTTAGTCTTTTATCAACGAAAAGGCAGGTTAAAAAATACTTTCTATACAGTTACATTATGCAACTCATCTTTTGCAAGAACATTAGGCTTGTGAGAAAAACTTAAAACACTCTGCGGTTCTGTGAGGCAATTAGATGGAACGATTCGACATGAGTTTCCACAAACCAAACCAAGCAATAATGTCACTAATAATCTacaacaataaatcaataaattgcCTATTAAATGAACTATTTTGGGTTTTGAACACACCAAGTAATAAAATCAGCAATAAACAACTAAACCAAGCCATGGttgagcaacaacaaaacaaaaccaagtgtTACTTCAGCAATAACTGTTAACCACATTCTACTGACCATCTGTGTTGTAACTGGTATGTAACAGCTCATTTGTGCCGTACATTACTACATCACATATTGAAATTATTGTGAATCTGTGTAGACACTcaacatttaaagtaaaacgGTATCGGTACTTATTTGGGCTTACCTCTCTCTGCTTCGTCTCTGGGCATTCGGAGTGCAGGGTGAGCGTGGCCCCCTCAATGTTGCGTGGCATTGGGGTGGAGCCTGGATTTATTGTGAACTGGATCTGGTCTGGAGAAATGGTATGGTGCACATAACCCTGTGACATGCCGTCAGCATCAGTCATGAATGTAATTgagccctcctcctcatctccatcaccttcttcttctgtaagGAAGGTGACCCCATCTTCGTCCCCGCCGCAGTGACCctcctcttcaccctcctcaTCCAGGCGGATGGGGTCCCGCTCAATGAGCACTGTGGTGCGGTCGTACACCCGACCAGAGGACGACGAAGGCTCAGGGATCAGGTCATCGTCTTTGTCAAAGTGGATcttgacttcttcttcttcgtcatCCCTTCCCAACGGATCCACTTCCACCTCAAAGTACATTGGCGCCTCTGTATGAGGGCCATTCTCACTCATGGTCCCTGGTGCCTCTCCTTCCTTGGCAAGGAGGACTGCACACTGACACGGTTAACTGTTACAGCCTGGGAAATgagcacatttatttatttaagtttagTTGCATAGTTACGTCCAT includes:
- the mtf1 gene encoding metal regulatory transcription factor 1 isoform X2 encodes the protein MSENGPHTEAPMYFEVEVDPLGRDDEEEEVKIHFDKDDDLIPEPSSSSGRVYDRTTVLIERDPIRLDEEGEEEGHCGGDEDGVTFLTEEEDQIQFTINPGSTPMPRNIEGATLTLHSECPETKQREVKRYQCMFEGCTRTYSTAGNLRTHQKTHRGEYTFVCNQQGCGKAFLTSYSLKIHVRVHTKEKPFECDVQGCEKAFNTLYRLKAHQRLHTGKTFNCESEGCTKYFTTLSDLRKHIRTHTGEKPFRCDHDGCGKAFAASHHLKTHVRTHTGEKPFNCPSDGCEKTFSSQYSLKSHIRGHDKGQAFSVTLTHPPSEDANHSLCLSDLSLISTDSELRENIHNAQNLDLNNVTPVKIFELMFQSPENSVSQDDAHLHESLAERFSLETSNRPGVTDASAIISFSINPTSSSSCSHLTAVMEAPTQLSQSSSCQTTTPASVTATVSSTQPPPFVQLTQPQQISDVPAQASVQAPNHVTPQHYVALPPTFLQPDSATQTTPLPPPPPVAPVLTTTAPGTAAVPVVAATTVDAPAAVAQPVPLANNPVPNSGPALPPTPATITIAPTQNLLQPSLVMSDQNLQWILSSAANSQQNPEQAAHQGGPKVEKVFFTTAIPVGANAGNSVQQIGLSLPVIIIKQEESCQCQCACRDSAKDKSSKSASSIVSAPAQPQPSEPPPPPPPSQPPDPPHHPGTSSPSCLPESSSKVGEVSPEAPSSSSSSSSSSSSASASSSSSSSSSAQTFSRIVSGTAPTPPSSDGLANMDVSDFLALQSPETAANIEALLLVADDFNMATDGNS
- the mtf1 gene encoding metal regulatory transcription factor 1 isoform X1; this translates as MSENGPHTEAPMYFEVEVDPLGRDDEEEEVKIHFDKDDDLIPEPSSSSGRVYDRTTVLIERDPIRLDEEGEEEGHCGGDEDGVTFLTEEEGDGDEEEGSITFMTDADGMSQGYVHHTISPDQIQFTINPGSTPMPRNIEGATLTLHSECPETKQREVKRYQCMFEGCTRTYSTAGNLRTHQKTHRGEYTFVCNQQGCGKAFLTSYSLKIHVRVHTKEKPFECDVQGCEKAFNTLYRLKAHQRLHTGKTFNCESEGCTKYFTTLSDLRKHIRTHTGEKPFRCDHDGCGKAFAASHHLKTHVRTHTGEKPFNCPSDGCEKTFSSQYSLKSHIRGHDKGQAFSVTLTHPPSEDANHSLCLSDLSLISTDSELRENIHNAQNLDLNNVTPVKIFELMFQSPENSVSQDDAHLHESLAERFSLETSNRPGVTDASAIISFSINPTSSSSCSHLTAVMEAPTQLSQSSSCQTTTPASVTATVSSTQPPPFVQLTQPQQISDVPAQASVQAPNHVTPQHYVALPPTFLQPDSATQTTPLPPPPPVAPVLTTTAPGTAAVPVVAATTVDAPAAVAQPVPLANNPVPNSGPALPPTPATITIAPTQNLLQPSLVMSDQNLQWILSSAANSQQNPEQAAHQGGPKVEKVFFTTAIPVGANAGNSVQQIGLSLPVIIIKQEESCQCQCACRDSAKDKSSKSASSIVSAPAQPQPSEPPPPPPPSQPPDPPHHPGTSSPSCLPESSSKVGEVSPEAPSSSSSSSSSSSSASASSSSSSSSSAQTFSRIVSGTAPTPPSSDGLANMDVSDFLALQSPETAANIEALLLVADDFNMATDGNS